A single genomic interval of Peromyscus leucopus breed LL Stock chromosome 7, UCI_PerLeu_2.1, whole genome shotgun sequence harbors:
- the Cib2 gene encoding calcium and integrin-binding family member 2 isoform X1 encodes MGNKQTIFTEEQLDNYQDCTFFNKKDILKLHARFYELAPNLVPMDYRKSPIVHVPMSLIIQMPELRENPFKERIVEAFSEDGEGNLTFNDFVDMFSVLCESAPRELKANYAFKIYDFNTDNFICKEDLELTLARLTKSELDEDEVVLVCDKVIEEADLDGDGKLGFADFEDMIAKAPDFLSTFHIRI; translated from the exons GACTGCACTTTCTTCAATAAGAAGGACATCCTCAA GCTCCACGCGCGGTTCTACGAGTTGGCCCCCAACCTCGTCCCAATGGACTACAGGAAGAGTCCCATCGTCCATGTGCCCATGAGCCTCATCATACAGATGCCAGAGCTCCGG GAGAATCCCTTCAAGGAGAGGATTGTGGAGGCTTTCTCTGAGGATGGCGAGGGGAACCTCACCTTCAATGACTTTGTGGACATGTTCTCTGTGCTCTGTGAGTCGGCACCCCGAGAGCTCAAGGCAAATTATGCCTTCAAGATCTATG ACTTCAACACTGACAATTTCATCTGTAAAGAAGACTTGGAGCTGACGCTGGCCCGACTCACTAAGTCAGAGCTGGATGAGGATGAGGTAGTGCTTGTATGCGACAAGGTCATTGAGGAAGCTGACCTGGATGGTGACGGCAAGCTGGGCTTCGCTGACTTTGAAGACATGATCGCCAAGGCCCCTGATTTTCTCAG CACTTTCCACATCCGAATCTGA
- the Cib2 gene encoding calcium and integrin-binding family member 2 isoform X2, with product MGNKQTIFTEEQLDNYQDCTFFNKKDILKLHARFYELAPNLVPMDYRKSPIVHVPMSLIIQMPELRNPFKERIVEAFSEDGEGNLTFNDFVDMFSVLCESAPRELKANYAFKIYDFNTDNFICKEDLELTLARLTKSELDEDEVVLVCDKVIEEADLDGDGKLGFADFEDMIAKAPDFLSTFHIRI from the exons GACTGCACTTTCTTCAATAAGAAGGACATCCTCAA GCTCCACGCGCGGTTCTACGAGTTGGCCCCCAACCTCGTCCCAATGGACTACAGGAAGAGTCCCATCGTCCATGTGCCCATGAGCCTCATCATACAGATGCCAGAGCTCCGG AATCCCTTCAAGGAGAGGATTGTGGAGGCTTTCTCTGAGGATGGCGAGGGGAACCTCACCTTCAATGACTTTGTGGACATGTTCTCTGTGCTCTGTGAGTCGGCACCCCGAGAGCTCAAGGCAAATTATGCCTTCAAGATCTATG ACTTCAACACTGACAATTTCATCTGTAAAGAAGACTTGGAGCTGACGCTGGCCCGACTCACTAAGTCAGAGCTGGATGAGGATGAGGTAGTGCTTGTATGCGACAAGGTCATTGAGGAAGCTGACCTGGATGGTGACGGCAAGCTGGGCTTCGCTGACTTTGAAGACATGATCGCCAAGGCCCCTGATTTTCTCAG CACTTTCCACATCCGAATCTGA
- the Sh2d7 gene encoding SH2 domain-containing protein 7 produces MEGGPEQLHPAKALGEAGDGRDLAEIQELALKWFMETQAPSILQNGALPPWFHGFITRKQTEQLLRDKALGSFLIRLSDRAVGYILSYRGSDRCRHFVINQLRNRRYLVSGDTLSHSTLEELLRHYQEVQLEPFGETLAAACPRLEENDLYDAVNTGLQQTNLGLENPAAMEFPTMVPDKATSPRLPAKPQVSFLHTKKGLDVSPWTVSKEESAEAPTRVPPIPQRSPSLLDEPSAGPSDIIYADLKKANRTQKGLGTEVSGRHRPAPAGSLACSPGRKPSRNLSDEDQNNPKSPEPAPSGVKTDQCATMPYSSLGLPLLPNSEALGPRATTWKQGFRKLSHDEAQSSSEASSTDTYQLVGTAGLRQESRDRPDHGGGPYEQIPTCWQSATKFPYPGTSPTYSQLSGPMNCGYEKIPGTSQLPEPGNTYEQIPASKNKDTGRAHKPDKFRRLFFTDKKHKF; encoded by the exons ATGGAGGGCGGCCCAGAGCAGCTGCATCCGGCCAAGGCACTAGGGGAGGCTGGAGATGGGAGGGACTTGGCTGAAATCCAGGAGCTGGCCCTGAAGTGGTTCATGGAGACACAGGCCCCCTCTATCCTGCAAAATGGAGCTCTGCCCCCCTGGTTTCATGGATTCATCACTCGCAA GCAAACAGAGCAGCTGCTCAGGGACAAAGCTCTTGGTTCCTTCCTCATCCGCCTCAGTGACCGGGCTGTCGGCTACATCCTTTCTTACAG GGGTAGTGACCGCTGCCGCCATTTTGTCATCAACCAGCTCCGAAATCGACGGTACCTTGTCTCAGGAGACACCCTCAGTCACAGCACCCTGGAAGAGCTCCTACGCCATTACCAGGAAGTGCAGCTGGAGCCTTTTGGGGAGACCCTTGCTGCTGCTTGCCCACGG CTAGAGGAAAATGACCTGTATGACGCTGTCAACACGGGCCTCCAGCAGACTAATCTAGGCCTGGAAAATCCAGCTGCCATGGAGTTTCCCACCATGGTTCCTGACAAGGCCACCAGCCCTCGTCTTCCTGCAAAGCCCCAGGTCTCCTTCCTGCACACCAAGAAAGGCCTGGATGTGAGTCCCTGGACTGTCTCGAAAGAGGAAAGTGCAGAG gCACCCACTAGAGTGCCCCCCATTCCCCAGAGGAGTCCCTCCCTTCTGGATGAGCCTTCTGCAGGCCCCAGTGATATCATTTACGCGGACCTGAAGAAGGCGAACCGCACACAGAAAGGCCTGGGCACAGAGGTGTCCGGCAGACACAGGCCAGCCCCAGCTGGCAGCCTGGCTTGTTCCCCAGGCAGGAAGCCCTCAAGGAATCTCTCAGATGAAGACCAGAACAATCCCAAAAGCCCAGAGCCTGCCCCATCTGGGGTGAAGACAGACCAGTGTGCTACAATGCCTTACAGTTCCTTAGGATTGCCCCTGCTCCCCAATTCTGAGGCCCTGGGACCACGGGCTACTACTTGGAAGCAGGGGTTTCGAAAGCTGAGCCACGACGAGGCTCAATCCTCCTCTGAAGCCAGCTCTACGGATACCTACCAGCTTGTTGGGACAGCAGGCCTACGCCAGGAGAGTAGGGATAGACCAGACCACGGAGGCGGCCCTTATGAGCAGATTCCAACCTGCTGGCAAAGCGCTACTAAGTTCCCATACCCTGGAACCAGTCCCACCTACAGCCAACTATCAGGGCCCATGAACTGTGGCTATGAGAAGATCCCAGGGACCTCTCAGCTTCCAGAGCCAGGGAACACCTATGAGCAAATCCCAGCCTCCAAGAACAAGGACACAGGACGGGCGCACAAG ccTGACAAGTTCCGGAGGCTCTTCTTCACAGACAAGAAACACAAATTCTGA